tatatctgtctgcctgcctcgtTTTCTGAATGTCTGCCCTTCCCGTCTTCTCCAGTCTCTCTATGTCTTCAGttataggagaggagagataaagcTATTGGAGACGATGTATGTGGTAGGATCTGCTGTACAGATGAGGAGGATGGGGCTGTAGATATGGTCTTTGTATTCAGCTGTAGGAGATGGCTGTAGAGATGACTGCTCCAGTCTGTGGACCGTGACATTTCCCTTCAGCGCAGGCCACCCTCTGGAGGAGAGAAGATAAATAATGTTTATCTCTCTAATGCCTGCCTTCAAGCCTTCAAGTCTTCACACTACTAATCAAACAAGCATGAATTCATAGAATGCTTGGGAATGACGTAGAGTCTATTTGTGAATATTCTATGGCATTATAGAGTGGGATAGCGGCTGTGCGTTTGGACAGTTAATAGACACTGCGGTATATAACGCCTAATTAAAAACCATCTGTCTCCACTGGGAAAAAATGGGAGGAAAGGTCggtcactcacccactcctccaatgacCTGACATCCTCCAAGCAGCGAGCTAACGTTAGGCTCTCGGTTTCTAGCTTGctaaataaatagataaataaatagataaaatcaatagatatgctagcctattagccatgttgactgacttgtgatcattgcccttggtagtttgattgtattgacattcccagccttagttacatCAATCCGTTTTTGTccaaaatattgagtcattgaaactgaaacagtggaACCCGATTGGGTGGAGGCAACAAACAACATACaagccagctgtgatttacaacctgatagcaatattttaTATTGATCATCATGtctgatattatgattgtctgtttgtttcatatctgcaaagtagttcaaACGCTGCCAGTTCCACTTTAAGTTCAGATGTGGCAAATGAGTAGGCGCGGTCAACACACTTAACACGATAGGGgatagagttttgttgatgctgagaagaATGGAATGTATTTGttttaaaataacatttttaGAACATTCTCTGAACATTACTAAAGTTTTTTTGTGGTTTTTATGGAACGTTTTCTTAATGATCTGAGAACGAAATGTATGTTTTTTAAATAACATTATTAGAACGTTCCCTGACCGTTACTAAAGTtttcttgttgtttttgttgAAAGTTTTCTTAACGTTccggaacaatttgagaacatgactttaaatagaaccataaggaaacctgtaggaaacattatgctgaagtactgaaatgcccacagaagaacgttgttttTTAACATTCTCCGAAATATTTGACGACATTCTCAATGTTGTGCCGTCTTTCGGAGAACGTTCCTATAACATTACCAAAATTGAAATTAAATATAACCATCTTTTATGTTTTAGGAAatgttctgttaaagtaatgaaataccacATTTTTTAGATAGTTCATAGTAAAGAGCTTACTGAGCTGTAGTAGAGGTCAAAGGTCATTGAGCTGTAGTGGAGGTCTTAAGGCAGAGAAGGCCCAACCCTCCTGTACACAggactttctctctttttttcccccttccctatctcactctccctttctctaccataaggttagtccagtgttgtgttattgtttgGCCGTGGTCCCGGTGATAAGCCTGGTGCATGTTGCTGTATTTACCTCATCCAGCCTGATTTAGAAACGTAAACAGCAGCAGTTTTAGCTGCAGAAAAGCACACTCCCTCCCTGCAAATGCTCTTTctttttccatccctctctcatttccctctctgtgtatagaTCTaaaaggtctgtctgtctgtctttatttcTGGGGTTGTGTTAAGAATATATTGGGGCCTCAGTGAATCATCCATGTGTGTATTCCTTGGAGCTAATGTGCTTTGAAGCCTACCGTAGGTGAATAATGGAACATCGCATCGCTGCCAAACAAGAACTGGTTCTGGTCTGCCATGCAGGGGTGACATAAGGATGACCAggagtagggggagggagagggggagggggagggagagagacagacaaactgtACAGGGGAAGTGATTACACCTTTATCACTGTCAAACTACGATGAGATCTTCTTTTTATAGTCTTACCACATCcactctctcgttctttctcgctctcctccctcactctctctctcttcctctcttgttCTCCTTCATATGGGAAGGGCAAGGTTgacaggaagggggagagagaggggggggggtcgtGGAACGTTGATGGAGCATTGTCTGAAGCGCATGAACATCAGTTGTGTTACCTGGGATGACCTGGGTCTCTCCGACTCAGGTTCACTCAGGGTTCTTATTGTTGGTTGACCTATTGTTGCCATTGGATAGTTGGTGACGGTCTGAAGTGATGTCTTGCTTATGGTATGCTATTATGGTGTGATGTTTTGAATTGAGACACGGTAATTCTTTCAGCGATTCAGTGTCACTTTAGTTTAAAAAATCCCAGCGGTCAATAGCAAAAACAGCCCCCTGGTGGTCAATCATTATAACTACCCCCAGCAAAAAACTGTTtactgaatgaatgaatgtttgtgtctgaatgaatgaatgtttGTGTCTGAATTCATGAATGTTTTGTGTCTGAATTAATGAATGTTTGTGTCTGAATTCATGAATGTTTTGTGTCTGAATTAATGTTTGTCTGAATGGATGAATGTTTGTGTCTCGTCactcacctgtctccctctccaaccCCGTTGACTCTCCGAACTGGCTGAATGTccgtgtctgactgtctctctctctctctctccctgtgttacaggTGAGTTTATCAAGGCGCTGTATGAGTCAGATGAGAACTGTGAGGTGGACCCGTCCAAGTGTTCGTCTAATGACCTGCAGGAGCACCAGAGCAACCTGAAGATGTGCTGCGAGCTGGCCTTCTGCAAGATCATCAACTCCTACTGGTAACTACTGGGACACCGGGCCACAATACACTACCATTTATCTCTCATGACATTTTAGGAACCACAGTTACCACAGGGAACAGCACACTGTCTAATCTCCTCCCTAATGTTGTTGATACGTCCCCCTCCCTGGCAGTGTGTTTCCACGGGAACTGAAGGAGGTGTTTGCGTCGTGGCGACAGGAGTGCAGTAGCCGGGGCCGACCAGACATCAGCGAGCGGCTGATCAGTGCGTCTCTGTTCCTGCGCTTCCTGTGCCCAGCCGTTATGTCACCGTCGCTCTTCAACCTGATGCAGGAGTACCCTGACGACCGCACCGCACGCACACTCACGCTCATCGCCAAGGTCACCCAGAACCTGGCCAACTTCACCAAGTGAGCGTGTGTTGACGGCGTGTGTGTGTTGACGGCGTGTGTGTGTTGACGTCGTCCGttttcactgtgtttgtgtgcgtgagagagggagagagagagggagagggagagggggagagagagagagagagagagagttttctaTACGCAGGCActcactctcccccctcctctctccctctcgctttctttttctctccctccatcccaggTTTGGCAGTAAGGAGGAGTACATGTCCTTTATGAACCAGTTCCTGGAACACGAGTGGACCAACATGCAGCGCTTCCTGCTGGAGATCTCCAACCCGGAGACCATCTCCAACACAGCAGGGTTCGAAGGTTACATCGACCTGGGACGGGAGCTGTCCACCCTGCACAACCTGCTGTCAGAGGTCGTCTCTACCATGGACCAGGTAGGGCTGAcaaccagggggggggggggacacaataATGAATACAAGGGACATTTTGCCATTCGTTCATATACACTTACGTCTGTATATCGTTTTTCAAGAATTGAAAGGAGACAGGAGTTTGTCCTGACCACTCAAGGCCCCAGCTATAAGTTTATTTTCATGATCGGAATTGACCAAGAACATTTTCTGAGACCTGGTGAAAGCCTATATAACTAGGCCCCCCAGACCTTTTTCTCTGGTCAGGTCATGTAGTCAGGAAAAACCTCTGGCCCTAATTAAATACGGACTTTTAAAGTACATACTTAAAAATTCTGTGGTGCATTATCACTACCCTTCAGTGTTTAATGATGTACAGGGTGAATTAGCATGTTTACCGAACAACATTCACCAATGTGTACAGCACACTATTGCTTATATAATACAACTGCCGCGACCACTCTCTGTCAATGAGAGTGCACTATTGGTGTGCTCTGACTTTCAAATGGATTTGCTAGGGCACCTAGTGCATAAGTCATGGTTCCGTATGGAGAGCCATCCCAGCGTGGTAATTACTAGGTACATTTGGGGTGaaaacccatatagactccatttgtatgtgtgtgtgctccatcCGATCCTCACAGAGAACAACACGCTTCctttatttcaattaaaaaaaacCAAAAAAACTCCTGTCTGTCCCCGTTCGACATCAAGTCCTCCCAGGCTCGGATTCATTATTCAAACTGAAGGGCATAATTAGAGTAAGATTAGCTCTGTAATTGGAAAAATAATACGCCATCGAGcagctgactgacacagacatggggACGGACATTTTGGAGGAAAATAAGTTGCCTTCTCATCTGCGATCCAAGGTTTCAGTTAGTGCCTATAAAAGTTGCAGCGGCACCACACGAATGCTTAAAATGGCTTCATATATCGTGGAGTAGAAGACTGTGAAGAATGACATTAATACAGAGTGAGCCTAAGTAGGATGAAGTTTGCCCCCAAGCCTAGACACTGATCTAATGTCAGTCTTGTCAGTCTAATGTCTTCCGTACCCCACCGCCCTGATTAATTATTAGGATTGCAAGAGGTGGAAGTGGATCTCAGATCTGTGCTTAAAGGCCTCAACTTTTCTACTGCGCTATAccctcacccctgaccccatctctGACTTTGAACCTTTTGCCCCTCAGACCTCCGCCTCCAAACTGGGGCCTCTACCCAGGATCCTCCGGGAGGTGAACACAGCGCTGACCAATCCGTCCAGtatgaccatgaccatgaccGCTCCGTCCCCCTCTGACCGTACAGGGTCTCCGCCCAACACCGGGGCAGGCTGCAGCATCTCCACCGGCCTGCAGAAGATGGTCATCGACAATGACCTCTCAGGGTAAGGGCAGGGTGAGGGTAGGGTAAAGGTTAGgaggaacaaacaaacaaaaggaaACAGTATGGGTATGGGTAGGGATGATTAAGGTGGTCAAGGTTTGCTCTTCAAACTTCATGTGAGATAAAAGGTCATGACGATCTCTAATGAAGGTCAACAAATGAAGAATGATAATGACGATCTCTTGTAAGTTAATTTCTTTGTTGGATGAATGAGATGACGGTCATTGTTGTCTATTGTGTTCAACAGCGGTCCAGGATCAATCGGTATAATTAGCCACTGTCGTCGTCGCACACCCCCCCTTATCAGACCACGCTATGGTGTGTCGACCCAGCCACagtccctgtcctgtcccctcctTATCAGGCTGGCAGAGAACCTGTAACCCCAGTCAGATTTATGGAGGCTGGAGTGAACAAGACTAGCATTCTAGCAGTCTTTCTTAATTACATCCCATtcacacagagggagggagggatatagagagaggagagagagaaagcagcagagagagagagaaagtgagagagagagagagagagagagagagagagagagagagagattatgggGACATAAATCGTGGCTGTCAAGGTAATCGTCTCCAGACAATAAAGCTTCTGACTGGGtggtggaggaaaggagaggaggaggaggaggaggggaggggaggagagaatgagTGTGGATCACTTAACTTCTCCCTATGACTCACATCCTCACCTGCTGCTGGTTTGCTGTTTTTATACCATGTGTCCTGTTGTGTAGGGTGAGTGTTCATTGGGATTTCACACTTAACTGTCTCTCATGTGTGGGCTGAAGGGTTTGACTGGTCATTTTTCATGTCTGTAAGGGTCAATAGATACAGCCGTGTACAACTGTTTTACAGAATAGTCAAAACCTCTCTATCTTTGCCATTCCTCCTTTTtacctcctgctcctcctcctcctcccctcaacccccctcccccctctcaggTTGGTGGACTTCACCAGGTTACCCTCCCCGACCCCGGAGAACAAGGACCTTTTCTTCGTCACCAGGAATTCTGGGATCCACCCGTCCCCGGCTCGCAGCTCTAGCTACTCCGAGTCCAATGAACCTGAGCTGGGCATGGCCAACGGCAGCAAAAGCCTGTCCATGGTGGACCTCCAGGACCCCCGCATCTTAGAGGGCGGCCCCTCAGACGGACTGGGAGAGGGCATCGTTCCTGGGGGAGTGTGGTCAGCCCGGACCCCCCAGGGTAACATCATTGGAGGTCCTACACTGAGGAGGCCGGTCCAGACCCCCACCACCCCTGGGTCGGAGAGTGCCCCAAGCAGGCCGGCTCAGCTTCTGGCACCCCTGTCCTTCCAGAACCCCGTCTACCAGATGGCGGCAGGGCTGCCAGTGTCGCCGCGAGGCATGGCCGACTCAGGCTCCGAGTGCCACAGCTCCCAcagttcccatagcaacaatgaggacgggctgggaggaggagggaaacacAACACCTTCCTGAACCacggaggaggtggtggtggtggtggggggagtaGCGGGGAGGAGTATGCACGTCGTTCGGGGGAGTTTGTAGGCACGCGGAGGCAGCTGTCACTCACAGAGGCCCAGCCCACCATGCCCAGACAAAACAACGCCGGCCCCCAGCGCAGGATAGACCAGCCCCCTCCGCAGACCACCGTCACCAGGGGCCGCACGCCGCCGAACCTGCTCAACAGCGGGCCCTACCCGCGCCCCTCCAGCGGCAGCATGATGTCATCATCGCCCGACTGGCCCGGCAGTGGTGCGCGGCTACGGCAACAGTCGTCGTCATCAAAAGGAGACAGCCCCGAGACCAAGCAGAGAGCCCAGCACAAACAGGTCAGGCAACGTAACGCTTGTTCAAATGACTGTGTATGGGGATAGCTGTTACAGTGTGGTCCTTGGCTGGCAGTCATGTTGGTAACTTCAAAATTGGCTTTCAGGAGGGTTCGTCCCGGATCAGCGTTGAAACATTGTCATTTGTCTCTCAATGAGTTCTCAGGCTAAATAAGGCTTTAAATGAACAAATGACGCAGTGTCACGGAAAGCTTCCATTAACACCACTTCATCCCATTATGCGCTGCATGTTGACGAGGCCTGTATGTCCGGTGGGAGGTGCCTGAGCTCTCAGTTGATTCCAGCCGTCGGAGCAGCCAGCGTGTAATGGCCGTAAACGCCACGCTCACCGTCTCCACCGCTTACACGTGGAAGTCTAATAGCACGGGACCACAGGTAGAGTGATGGATGCAGGCGTAGGTCTATTGTCTCCTGCTTTTGTACTGACACATCGAGATAGACAGACTAGTTTGTTTATTAGTTAGTCGTTTTTTGGGGGTTGGTGGGTTGGtagcaggtcacacacacactcactcaaatcTTGCTCTcggttatttgtgtgtgtgtgtggctatgtgtCTTTCGCTGTTGGGACTGGAAGTTGTTCTAGTGTGTCTATAATTGATCTGCTGGCATCCTCGGGCTGTTAAAGATGACCTCATAGTCAGCAGGTCATCATCGACCAGGCTGGCTGTTCGATGGTTTCCCCCCCGGTGATCTCTGGCCTCAAGGTGACAGGAAGGACCTTTACATTCCCAGTTTCCCGCAAtaccctgcccccccctccccccggcTTAGTGATTGACAGATTGGTGTAGCCCGAGGGTCGAGGGTTAATGGGGTCGTAATGGAAACCAGACAGACACCATGCGCGCTCTACTGGGATTTGTTAAGCATGTTGATTTGAatgtcttccttccttccttcctctctgaaCTCCATTAGAGATACATAGCAGGGGGATTAGAGCGAGACATTGAGAAGGAAATCAATTGCTTGATTGAGTCGCTGTCTGGCTACACTGACTGGGTTTCAGCTGTGTCTGGAGATGCATGTATTTTTAATAGAGCTCAGTGCTTTATATACTGACAAGATTGCAACTGTAGTTCTCATCCGTGCAACACAGCTGTAATCAAACCTGGCTAGGTTCTGAGTTTACGAAATGATCCTGTCTCTGTCCAAGTTGGAATGACGTCCAGATATGTCGATAGGCTGCTGTGCATGTCGCCGAACATCACATGAATATGTCGCTACCTAACTAACTGACTTACTAACACTGTATATTCAGTAGAAATCTCTTGTCTGTCTTGACCTTGGTATTCTTCTGAGAAGTGTCTTAGTAAAATGAAATGACAGTGTGAGGTTTGAGCGAATATATTTTAATTCATTCAGCACACCATATCTGAGATTCAAATAAATATAGTCAATGTTTCAGTTCCAAAGAGTGTTTTGGACTTTGTCTGTGAAACGACCCCACTGTTCTTCCCCTCCCTTCACAGTCCAAAGGCTCCATCTCCCTCTGACCAACTGTCAGTCACCTTAACTGACACatttaatgacacacacacacacacacacacacacacacacacacacacacacacacacacacgctcgctctctatctcacactcaaacacacatacactctcacacataccacaccctctctctctctctcacacacataccacacttTGCTCTGGTGATCACATCTGTTCGTCACGTTCCATGCACATTCCATGCTTATTCCGGTGTGTATGTAATCTGTATGTCGGTGTGTGTGCACCGTatgctggtgtgtgtgtaccgtaTGACGTGTGTGGGCGTCCCACTCGACTcagctcatgtgtgtgtgtgttgtgttggttccACTAGGCCCCCTCCCCAATGAACCCCAATGCGCTGGACCGTACGGCTGCCTGGCTGTTGAATATGAATGTGCAGTATGTAGACCATGAGGGGATGGACCCCGAGTTCAGAAACAGAGAGGATCTCACTCTGGCCGAGAAGGTAACGTCCAACTCCCAAACCAACCTTaaccctctctcaacctccctttTACCTCCCTAACTACCCCCCCGGTCCTCAGCACCCATCCTCTACCTCTCCGCCTAACCCTCAAATGTAAACACTACCTCACTCCCTGTAACCAGTACTCTCCTCAACCCCCAATGCCAAGACCTCCTTCCTCCCCTTAAGCTTTTCCCCCCTTACAACCTACAATCACTCACAGTAACCCAGCATCTCTAATAACAATACTCTGAATGGTCAAAGGATTTCAACTTTAAGGTATTCTCttttgtaattgtgtgtgtgtgtgtgtgtgtgtgtgtgtgtgtgtgtgtgtgtgtgtgtgtgtgtgtgtgtgtgtgtgtgtgtgtgtgtgtgtgtgtgtgtgtggttatgctTCCTGCTGCTTATTCACTTGCTTGTCATCACACCAGCGCATCTCATTGGCTCTCAGCTCCTCATGCTTTGACTGGCCGTCACATTGGCTCTCAGCTCCTCATGCTTTGACTGGCCGTCACATTGGCTCTCAGCTCCTCATGCTTTGACTGGCCGTCACATTGGCTCTCTGCTCCTCGTGCTTTGACTGGCCGTCACTCCTCGGCTGCACATGATTCATACATGATCGTTGGAGCTCTATCAAAACGCTGAGGAAAATGAGGCGTGCATAACCAACACACGATCAATAACTAACTCCAGCTTTGATGGGATCCTTCAGAAGACGTTttaaaactacacacacacacaacaacaaaaaaatcaggGTTCCTCAAGGGGATGGTGGAACCATGTGGATGTGGAACCATAATGACTCAAATAAACCTTCGAGTTCTCCAATGGTTCTTCACAGTTCACAAAATACTTCTTTGCTCTTTTAGTGATAATTAAAATGCAGTGGAGGCGGCTCACTATAATTCTTTGGGGGTGTGGTTTGCGTACCGCTCTTTTTGTGCAACTGTGAGTGAGAGTGTCATTCCAGTTTAAGTAATGTATTTTAATGCCGTTACATGTTATATAAGACTATGACCAGTGACGCTGTCTTGTGAAACACTCCAGGATGGCCTTGTGTCAATTGAGTCTGGTTGACTAAATCAGTCCTTGCGTTCTCAATTCTCTCCTCAGGGACACCCAGCTGTTTCAAAGGTAGCACACTCTTCCTCAACTTGTCAATTAACACAATCATAACACCTATGGAATTTTAACAATATAATGTGGCTGATGGAAAACCCTGTGGTTCTTCAAAAGCACCTATAAAGAACCATTTAAAAAAGGGGTTGGAACCATAGCGGAACCCCTTTTGTGTGCTTTATAGATCCTTAGGAAAGGGTGTTCTTTATACCACCATacaggttccatttagaacccctATCTGGTACTATTCAGAACCGTTATTGTTTAGTGCGTACCCTTAAATGCAGCTGCAGGATCCAGGATGTGTTTTATTAAAGGGATTTGCTTCTGCGCCTCGTTTATCCCAGCCAGCAcaaactctctcctctccagtaccGTTCACAGGTCCgtcttctccctctcatccctccgtctattccctctcttccttcttcttCTGGAACAGTGCTCAGCGTAAGTCCCCTCACAGGCccaggtttagaggttagggatCAAAGGCAAGTGCTGGTGGGATTTGGGAGATGGAAGGAATGGAAACTTATCCCTCCCAGGAGTAGTGGTGGCTTAGAAAAGTTGGACGTTTTACTATGAGTGTTGGCTAATGGGTACTTATATTCTTCCACACTTCCAGCGCTTTTTATAATCCTGACTCGTGCGAGTTTCAGTTTCCCTTCAATATTTGACCATGTAAAACGTGAAACCAGGTCGACCAAAAAAAATAACGAATCAGATAAGATGCAGAAATTGTGTGACAAGGACGTGATACACCTGTCAAGGTCTACCGGAGGACCACTTTGATGAGGAGGACATTGACAGTggtgattaatgccctccttaaCCGAGAAATAACAGGACAATTGAATGGGCTAGTATGGGTCGGCACCATTTGAAACAATTATCGGGTTGGCACggttgatgatgataataataatacaaattctgactctctctctctctcctgtctgtagtAGCGGGTGGCTGTATTGCTGGTGACTGACTCTTCCTCtaaccctgactctctctctctctcctgtctgtagtAGCGGGTGGCTGTATTGCTGGTGACTGACTCTTCCTCtaaccctgactctctctctctctcctgtctgtagtAGCAGGTGGCTGTATTGCTGGTGACTGACtcttcctctaaccctgtctctctctctctctcctgtctgtagtAGCGGGTGGCTGTATTGCTGGTGACTGACtcttcctctaaccctgtctctctctctcctgtctgtagtAGCGGGTGGCTGTATTGCTGGTGACTGACTCTTCCTCtaaccctgactctctctctctctcctgtctgtagtAGCAGGTGGCTGTATTGCTGGTGACTGACtcttcctctaaccctgtctctctctctctctcctgtctgtagtAGCGGGTGGCTGTATTGCTGGTGACTGACtcttcctctaaccctgtctctctctctcctgtctgtagtAGCGGGTGGCTGTATTGCTGGTGACTGACTCTTCCTCtaaccctgactctctctctctctcctgtctgtagtAGCGGGTGGCTGTATTGCTGGTGACTGACTCTTCCTCtaaccctgactctctctctctctcctgtctgtagtAGCGGGTGGCTGTATTGCTGGTGACTGACTCTTCCTCtaaccctgactctctctctctctctctctcctgtctataGTAGCAGGTGGCTGTATTGCTGGTGACTGACtcttcctctaaccctgtctcgctctctctctctcctgtctgtagtAGCAGGT
This region of Oncorhynchus masou masou isolate Uvic2021 chromosome 8, UVic_Omas_1.1, whole genome shotgun sequence genomic DNA includes:
- the LOC135544570 gene encoding disabled homolog 2-interacting protein-like isoform X1, which gives rise to MAGAGITRKGSGRPSYYYRFLGRTRLQRQRSRSRSRTRPAASRESPPERTGRRRSMPGGAPDKITHTMEPAAAATPFRVTGFLSRRLKGSIKRTKSQPKLDRNSSFRHILPGFRSVDNERSHLMPRLKESRSHESLLSPGSAVEAVDLSMEDEVLIKPVHSSILGQDYCFEVTTSTGTKCFSCRSSAERDKWMENLRRAVHPNKDNSRRVENMLKLWIIEAKDLPAKKKYFCELCLDDALYARTTCKLKTDNVFWGEHFEFNNLPAVKSITAHLYKDSDKKKKKDKNNYIGLVNIPVAAVTGRQFMEKWYSVSTPTPNKGKTPGPMIRIKACYQSMNILPMEMYKEFAEYTTNNYMLLCSVLEPGISVKNKEEMASALVHILQSTGKAKDFLTDLMMSEVDRCGENEHLIFRENTLATKAIEEYLKLVGQKYLQDALGEFIKALYESDENCEVDPSKCSSNDLQEHQSNLKMCCELAFCKIINSYCVFPRELKEVFASWRQECSSRGRPDISERLISASLFLRFLCPAVMSPSLFNLMQEYPDDRTARTLTLIAKVTQNLANFTKFGSKEEYMSFMNQFLEHEWTNMQRFLLEISNPETISNTAGFEGYIDLGRELSTLHNLLSEVVSTMDQTSASKLGPLPRILREVNTALTNPSSMTMTMTAPSPSDRTGSPPNTGAGCSISTGLQKMVIDNDLSGLVDFTRLPSPTPENKDLFFVTRNSGIHPSPARSSSYSESNEPELGMANGSKSLSMVDLQDPRILEGGPSDGLGEGIVPGGVWSARTPQGNIIGGPTLRRPVQTPTTPGSESAPSRPAQLLAPLSFQNPVYQMAAGLPVSPRGMADSGSECHSSHSSHSNNEDGLGGGGKHNTFLNHGGGGGGGGGSSGEEYARRSGEFVGTRRQLSLTEAQPTMPRQNNAGPQRRIDQPPPQTTVTRGRTPPNLLNSGPYPRPSSGSMMSSSPDWPGSGARLRQQSSSSKGDSPETKQRAQHKQAPSPMNPNALDRTAAWLLNMNVQYVDHEGMDPEFRNREDLTLAEKYQQEIVVLQEKLRVSVQKLEEYEARLKGQDDGGPKVLMEYQARLEESEERLRRQQDDKDLQMKGIISRLMSVEEELKKDHSDMQAAVDSKQKVIDAQEKRIASLDAANARLMSALTQLKERYSMQTRNGISPTNPTKLQITENGEFRNSSNC
- the LOC135544570 gene encoding disabled homolog 2-interacting protein-like isoform X4, which produces MPRLKESRSHESLLSPGSAVEAVDLSMEDEVLIKPVHSSILGQDYCFEVTTSTGTKCFSCRSSAERDKWMENLRRAVHPNKDNSRRVENMLKLWIIEAKDLPAKKKYFCELCLDDALYARTTCKLKTDNVFWGEHFEFNNLPAVKSITAHLYKDSDKKKKKDKNNYIGLVNIPVAAVTGRQFMEKWYSVSTPTPNKGKTPGPMIRIKACYQSMNILPMEMYKEFAEYTTNNYMLLCSVLEPGISVKNKEEMASALVHILQSTGKAKDFLTDLMMSEVDRCGENEHLIFRENTLATKAIEEYLKLVGQKYLQDALGEFIKALYESDENCEVDPSKCSSNDLQEHQSNLKMCCELAFCKIINSYCVFPRELKEVFASWRQECSSRGRPDISERLISASLFLRFLCPAVMSPSLFNLMQEYPDDRTARTLTLIAKVTQNLANFTKFGSKEEYMSFMNQFLEHEWTNMQRFLLEISNPETISNTAGFEGYIDLGRELSTLHNLLSEVVSTMDQTSASKLGPLPRILREVNTALTNPSSMTMTMTAPSPSDRTGSPPNTGAGCSISTGLQKMVIDNDLSGLVDFTRLPSPTPENKDLFFVTRNSGIHPSPARSSSYSESNEPELGMANGSKSLSMVDLQDPRILEGGPSDGLGEGIVPGGVWSARTPQGNIIGGPTLRRPVQTPTTPGSESAPSRPAQLLAPLSFQNPVYQMAAGLPVSPRGMADSGSECHSSHSSHSNNEDGLGGGGKHNTFLNHGGGGGGGGGSSGEEYARRSGEFVGTRRQLSLTEAQPTMPRQNNAGPQRRIDQPPPQTTVTRGRTPPNLLNSGPYPRPSSGSMMSSSPDWPGSGARLRQQSSSSKGDSPETKQRAQHKQAPSPMNPNALDRTAAWLLNMNVQYVDHEGMDPEFRNREDLTLAEKYQQEIVVLQEKLRVSVQKLEEYEARLKGQDDGGPKVLMEYQARLEESEERLRRQQDDKDLQMKGIISRLMSVEEELKKDHSDMQAAVDSKQKVIDAQEKRIASLDAANARLMSALTQLKERYSMQTRNGISPTNPTKLQITENGEFRNSSNC
- the LOC135544570 gene encoding disabled homolog 2-interacting protein-like isoform X3 produces the protein MPGGAPDKITHTMEPAAAATPFRVTGFLSRRLKGSIKRTKSQPKLDRNSSFRHILPGFRSVDNERSHLMPRLKESRSHESLLSPGSAVEAVDLSMEDEVLIKPVHSSILGQDYCFEVTTSTGTKCFSCRSSAERDKWMENLRRAVHPNKDNSRRVENMLKLWIIEAKDLPAKKKYFCELCLDDALYARTTCKLKTDNVFWGEHFEFNNLPAVKSITAHLYKDSDKKKKKDKNNYIGLVNIPVAAVTGRQFMEKWYSVSTPTPNKGKTPGPMIRIKACYQSMNILPMEMYKEFAEYTTNNYMLLCSVLEPGISVKNKEEMASALVHILQSTGKAKDFLTDLMMSEVDRCGENEHLIFRENTLATKAIEEYLKLVGQKYLQDALGEFIKALYESDENCEVDPSKCSSNDLQEHQSNLKMCCELAFCKIINSYCVFPRELKEVFASWRQECSSRGRPDISERLISASLFLRFLCPAVMSPSLFNLMQEYPDDRTARTLTLIAKVTQNLANFTKFGSKEEYMSFMNQFLEHEWTNMQRFLLEISNPETISNTAGFEGYIDLGRELSTLHNLLSEVVSTMDQTSASKLGPLPRILREVNTALTNPSSMTMTMTAPSPSDRTGSPPNTGAGCSISTGLQKMVIDNDLSGLVDFTRLPSPTPENKDLFFVTRNSGIHPSPARSSSYSESNEPELGMANGSKSLSMVDLQDPRILEGGPSDGLGEGIVPGGVWSARTPQGNIIGGPTLRRPVQTPTTPGSESAPSRPAQLLAPLSFQNPVYQMAAGLPVSPRGMADSGSECHSSHSSHSNNEDGLGGGGKHNTFLNHGGGGGGGGGSSGEEYARRSGEFVGTRRQLSLTEAQPTMPRQNNAGPQRRIDQPPPQTTVTRGRTPPNLLNSGPYPRPSSGSMMSSSPDWPGSGARLRQQSSSSKGDSPETKQRAQHKQAPSPMNPNALDRTAAWLLNMNVQYVDHEGMDPEFRNREDLTLAEKYQQEIVVLQEKLRVSVQKLEEYEARLKGQDDGGPKVLMEYQARLEESEERLRRQQDDKDLQMKGIISRLMSVEEELKKDHSDMQAAVDSKQKVIDAQEKRIASLDAANARLMSALTQLKERYSMQTRNGISPTNPTKLQITENGEFRNSSNC